From Streptomyces sp. HUAS MG91, the proteins below share one genomic window:
- a CDS encoding arylamine N-acetyltransferase, with amino-acid sequence MNSSRSSRPPSIWNCEHVDLAVYARRIGLHGAAWPVGADEHALRLLHRAHVSTIPFDNIDLVTRVPVALDPAAVVAKLCGRPRGGCCHEHNLLFGCVLERQGFHVDRLAARVLLGGEGPRPRTHMALRVRHGHGNWLCDVGFGVRGFLDPLDLSDGAVSEQSGGTFRVRTLREPFWAVETLLEAGWTALYHFTLEPQQPMDFIVAHHFLSTHPRSMLRRAPLLQLTTADRRLHLHGVEFSEDSGGMRATLTLTASTLAHALAEFGIRLPADQLLDLTRRLFPRTEER; translated from the coding sequence ATGAACAGCTCCCGATCGTCCAGACCGCCGAGCATCTGGAACTGTGAGCACGTAGATCTGGCCGTCTACGCCCGACGCATCGGGCTGCACGGCGCCGCGTGGCCCGTAGGCGCCGACGAACACGCGCTGCGTCTTCTGCACCGTGCGCATGTCAGCACCATCCCCTTTGACAACATCGATCTCGTCACTCGGGTGCCCGTCGCACTCGATCCGGCTGCCGTGGTCGCCAAGCTGTGCGGGCGGCCCCGTGGCGGCTGCTGCCACGAGCACAACCTGCTGTTCGGCTGCGTCCTGGAACGACAGGGTTTTCACGTGGACCGGCTCGCCGCGCGTGTGCTCCTGGGAGGTGAAGGGCCGCGCCCTCGCACACATATGGCGCTGCGCGTGCGGCACGGACACGGCAACTGGCTGTGTGACGTCGGCTTCGGCGTCCGGGGCTTTCTCGACCCTCTGGACCTCAGCGACGGCGCGGTGTCCGAGCAGTCCGGGGGAACCTTCCGGGTCCGTACTCTCAGAGAGCCGTTCTGGGCCGTCGAGACACTGCTGGAGGCCGGATGGACCGCGCTGTACCACTTCACGCTCGAGCCGCAGCAGCCCATGGACTTTATCGTGGCCCACCATTTCCTTTCCACCCACCCCCGGTCGATGCTTCGCCGGGCCCCGCTGCTGCAGCTGACCACCGCAGACCGTCGGCTGCATCTGCATGGAGTCGAGTTCTCCGAGGACAGCGGCGGAATGCGCGCCACCCTGACGCTGACCGCCTCGACGCTCGCCCACGCGTTGGCGGAATTCGGAATCCGGCTGCCCGCAGACCAGTTGCTCGACCTGACACGGCGTCTCTTCCCCCGAACCGAGGAGCGATGA
- a CDS encoding amidase family protein, with amino-acid sequence MAQVTAQVRAGTLDPGPYMEYLAGRIRQGMALNAYIHVDPPDCPEPPPAHEGVLAGALLAVKDNIDVAGTPTTAGTPSLARNIPRLSSRAWLRCARAGARLAGKAALHELAYGITGHHALGPPALNPAAPGHLAGGSSSGTAAAVAGRLAPAGLGTDTGGSVRIPAALCGIVGFRPTQGRYPADGVVRVSKTRDTVGVLARDVQDVRVLDRVLAGMPPVPRIDPPLAGPPHAVLPAPLWEDLDPEVDEVCHAACDRLRADGWQLTMRAVPGFRWQDVLHSATLVPAYETRAALDDYLVRHPGAPYADDVLRTVAGEDVREHLLPLLANAGPRRTEYTTALRYAASLTDQLRELLDREGAQALLSPATVLPAPHRGVGTSVPRPAGEESVFLTYIRNTAVAAVTGSPSVSVPAGRTATGLPVGLLLDARPGADLTVLALADHANRLLDQGD; translated from the coding sequence GTGGCGCAGGTCACGGCACAGGTGCGGGCCGGAACCCTGGACCCCGGCCCGTACATGGAATACCTCGCCGGCCGAATCCGGCAGGGAATGGCTCTGAACGCCTACATTCACGTTGACCCGCCCGACTGCCCGGAGCCGCCCCCGGCACATGAGGGAGTACTCGCGGGCGCACTGCTCGCAGTCAAGGACAACATCGACGTGGCCGGCACTCCGACCACTGCAGGCACCCCCTCGCTGGCTCGGAACATCCCTCGCCTCTCCAGCCGAGCCTGGCTGCGCTGCGCGCGAGCGGGCGCGCGTCTCGCGGGCAAAGCCGCTCTCCACGAGCTGGCCTACGGAATCACCGGGCATCACGCTCTGGGGCCGCCTGCCCTCAACCCTGCCGCCCCCGGACATCTCGCGGGCGGCAGCAGCTCAGGCACCGCCGCCGCGGTCGCCGGCCGGCTCGCGCCGGCCGGGCTCGGCACCGACACCGGAGGTTCGGTCCGCATTCCGGCGGCGTTGTGCGGCATCGTCGGCTTCCGGCCTACTCAGGGCCGCTACCCCGCGGACGGCGTGGTGCGAGTCTCCAAGACCCGCGACACGGTCGGTGTGCTCGCGCGCGACGTTCAGGACGTACGGGTGCTCGACCGAGTGCTCGCGGGCATGCCGCCGGTGCCCCGCATCGATCCGCCCCTCGCTGGACCGCCGCACGCCGTGCTGCCCGCACCTTTGTGGGAGGACCTTGACCCCGAGGTGGACGAAGTCTGCCACGCCGCCTGCGACCGGCTGCGCGCCGACGGCTGGCAGCTGACGATGCGTGCTGTGCCGGGATTTCGCTGGCAGGACGTGCTCCACAGTGCGACCCTCGTGCCCGCCTACGAGACCCGTGCCGCTCTTGACGACTACCTCGTGCGCCACCCGGGCGCCCCGTACGCGGACGACGTCCTGCGTACGGTGGCGGGCGAGGACGTGCGTGAGCATCTGCTGCCGCTGCTCGCGAACGCCGGGCCGAGACGAACCGAGTACACCACGGCACTGCGTTACGCGGCGTCCTTGACCGATCAGCTGCGGGAGCTGCTCGACCGGGAGGGAGCCCAGGCGTTGTTGTCCCCGGCGACCGTGCTGCCCGCCCCGCACCGGGGCGTGGGCACCAGCGTCCCCCGACCGGCTGGCGAGGAATCGGTGTTCCTGACCTACATCCGCAACACCGCCGTCGCGGCCGTCACCGGAAGTCCCTCGGTGTCGGTACCGGCGGGCCGCACCGCGACCGGGTTGCCCGTCGGACTTCTCCTGGATGCCAGGCCTGGGGCGGACCTGACGGTGCTCGCTCTCGCTGACCACGCGAACCGGCTTCTCGACCAGGGGGATTGA
- a CDS encoding aminotransferase class III-fold pyridoxal phosphate-dependent enzyme, producing the protein MTWYAPYPLALARGEGTRVQDVDGNWYEDMIANYGALAHGHNHPAIVAAVAAQVARGTAPGGPTPVQYEHAERLRSLNPSLERVRYCNSGTEATMWAVRAARAYTGRDLIVKIDGGYHGTHEWGQVSAFFSPSRTTPARLEGLSDPQLAPGVPPATAADVVVVPYNDAAVVATVLEQLGYQVAAVVVEPVLGVGGGIPSAPGYLAELRRLTSAADVLLILDECATLRLGPWQVKHGVTPDLTTHSKIIGGGLPLGVFGGREDIMSQFDPAGPRPTYHASAFGGNSLSLAAGSAALDHFGKDEIDHLDRLGERLRRGAEAAAAAVGVAARAVGEGGLSYVHFGSTPPRDVADTARLREGRRELRALLHLSLLHAGFLTAPHGLLCQHVLTEPEQVDAFVEAYGNALDTLHPYIASRHPELITGPGTASRPGAR; encoded by the coding sequence ATGACCTGGTACGCCCCCTACCCGCTCGCTCTCGCACGTGGAGAAGGAACGCGCGTCCAGGACGTCGACGGCAACTGGTATGAGGACATGATCGCCAATTACGGCGCGCTGGCCCACGGACACAACCACCCTGCCATCGTGGCGGCCGTCGCGGCGCAGGTGGCGCGCGGTACCGCGCCGGGAGGTCCGACCCCGGTCCAGTACGAACACGCGGAGCGCCTGCGCTCCCTCAACCCGTCACTGGAGCGCGTCAGATACTGCAACAGTGGCACCGAGGCAACCATGTGGGCGGTGCGCGCGGCACGGGCATACACCGGACGCGATCTGATCGTAAAGATTGACGGCGGATACCACGGCACGCACGAGTGGGGGCAGGTCAGCGCGTTTTTCAGCCCGTCCCGAACCACTCCGGCACGACTCGAGGGGCTGTCTGACCCGCAGTTGGCGCCCGGCGTCCCGCCGGCGACCGCCGCCGACGTGGTGGTGGTTCCCTACAACGACGCTGCCGTCGTTGCGACGGTGCTGGAGCAACTGGGCTACCAGGTCGCCGCGGTCGTCGTGGAACCGGTCCTCGGTGTCGGCGGCGGCATTCCGTCCGCGCCCGGCTACCTCGCCGAGCTCCGCCGTCTGACCAGCGCGGCGGACGTCCTGCTCATCCTCGACGAGTGCGCCACTTTGCGTTTGGGGCCGTGGCAGGTCAAACACGGAGTAACACCCGACCTGACCACCCACAGCAAGATCATCGGTGGTGGACTGCCCCTGGGAGTCTTCGGTGGGCGCGAGGACATCATGTCCCAATTCGACCCCGCCGGGCCCCGCCCCACGTACCATGCCAGCGCGTTCGGCGGGAACAGTCTCTCGCTGGCCGCGGGCAGCGCGGCACTCGATCACTTCGGCAAGGACGAGATCGACCATCTTGACCGTCTGGGCGAGCGGCTGCGCCGCGGAGCGGAGGCTGCGGCCGCCGCGGTGGGCGTTGCGGCCCGGGCGGTCGGAGAGGGCGGACTCAGCTACGTCCACTTCGGCTCCACGCCCCCGCGCGACGTGGCCGACACTGCGCGTCTGCGAGAGGGCCGCCGCGAACTTCGGGCGCTTCTCCACCTCAGTCTGCTACACGCAGGGTTCCTCACCGCCCCGCACGGGCTGCTGTGTCAGCACGTTCTCACTGAGCCTGAGCAAGTGGATGCCTTTGTCGAGGCATACGGGAACGCTTTGGACACCCTGCACCCCTACATCGCGTCGCGGCACCCTGAGCTGATCACCGGGCCCGGCACCGCCTCGCGCCCGGGCGCGAGGTGA
- a CDS encoding tryptophan 2,3-dioxygenase family protein, protein MELRETSPENKLAAERWMNEYLTREHSELGRRGPVCPFVGPAHEAGTIYTQTLHASHEDTADELVEGLRDQLDHFAGLLVPEGRESLAALVTVVEGLPEHRWRLLDAAQARLRQEAARRGLMIGQFHPNCPEPAFWRPSFAVSRSPIPLVAIRYMAFHDILFLHSDPSLFEEYRKRFGDRYNGERKVSDAFRKLYDSAPRLPVESGQPYIDYQSITLLHALHQPRTDQPAESSFYLAGQSKELLFALVLGEMRACQEAMAADDLGRSTWHLRRGTAGMRLLSEFWDLLSTLSPAEFHSFRDALGEASGLGSYKYRTLEFTLGLSSPSMAQAYRGVPAAEIEVHRALHDASVYDDALAVLVRLGRLEQAAIDPERDTQAVRAAWAAIHQGETVSSEILRWAESLMDLAQAFGRWRLLHLLTVERVIGSKPGTGGTAGVDWLRRVANERAFPELWEARSALAGGPPHVGCPAARVPFAQP, encoded by the coding sequence ATGGAATTGCGTGAGACATCACCTGAAAACAAACTCGCCGCCGAACGATGGATGAACGAATACCTAACCAGGGAGCACAGCGAACTAGGGCGCAGGGGGCCCGTGTGCCCTTTCGTGGGCCCCGCTCATGAGGCGGGAACGATTTACACGCAGACCCTCCACGCGAGCCACGAGGACACCGCGGACGAACTGGTGGAGGGGCTGCGGGACCAGCTGGACCACTTCGCAGGACTTCTGGTACCCGAAGGGAGGGAGTCCCTTGCCGCACTCGTCACGGTGGTGGAGGGGCTGCCCGAACACCGCTGGCGACTGCTCGACGCGGCACAGGCGCGGTTGCGGCAGGAAGCGGCACGCCGAGGCTTGATGATTGGCCAGTTCCACCCCAACTGCCCTGAGCCGGCGTTCTGGCGGCCTTCCTTCGCCGTCTCCCGCTCGCCCATTCCTCTGGTGGCCATTCGTTACATGGCTTTTCATGACATCCTCTTCCTCCATTCGGATCCTTCGCTTTTCGAGGAGTACCGAAAGAGGTTCGGAGACCGGTACAACGGAGAAAGGAAGGTGTCGGACGCCTTTCGCAAGCTGTACGACAGCGCACCGAGGCTTCCCGTTGAATCGGGCCAGCCCTACATCGACTATCAGAGCATCACGCTGCTGCACGCCTTGCATCAGCCGCGCACCGACCAGCCCGCCGAGTCCTCCTTCTATCTGGCAGGACAGTCCAAGGAACTCCTCTTCGCGTTGGTCCTCGGAGAGATGCGCGCCTGCCAGGAGGCCATGGCTGCTGATGACCTGGGACGCTCGACGTGGCACCTGCGCCGCGGCACCGCCGGCATGCGGCTGCTCTCCGAGTTCTGGGACCTGTTGTCCACGTTGTCCCCCGCGGAGTTCCACTCGTTCCGCGACGCGCTGGGTGAGGCGTCCGGCCTTGGCTCCTACAAGTATCGGACGCTCGAGTTCACGCTAGGCCTGTCCTCCCCGTCGATGGCGCAGGCCTACCGGGGTGTGCCCGCTGCCGAGATCGAGGTCCACCGCGCCTTGCACGACGCCAGTGTTTACGACGATGCCCTCGCAGTCCTGGTCCGCCTGGGACGGCTTGAGCAGGCGGCCATTGATCCCGAGCGGGACACGCAGGCGGTGCGCGCGGCCTGGGCCGCGATCCACCAGGGGGAGACCGTCTCCAGCGAGATCCTGCGGTGGGCGGAGTCGTTGATGGATCTAGCCCAGGCCTTCGGCAGATGGCGACTGCTGCACCTGCTCACCGTGGAGCGGGTCATCGGGTCCAAGCCCGGAACCGGTGGTACGGCAGGAGTGGATTGGCTGCGCCGAGTCGCCAACGAGCGCGCCTTCCCTGAGCTGTGGGAGGCCCGTTCGGCTCTGGCCGGCGGCCCACCCCACGTCGGCTGCCCTGCGGCGCGCGTTCCCTTCGCCCAGCCCTGA
- a CDS encoding carboxymuconolactone decarboxylase family protein produces the protein MRELGGAEVTDAFLASLAQTAPDLGRYVVEFIYGDLFGRDGLDLPARQMATLSTLAALGGCERQLSLHIGVALDIGISPAAIVELFVHQSAYAGFPRALNAVAVAGEVFAARNVTSAATELVRPVPGEPPPGTDTPSRT, from the coding sequence ATGCGCGAGCTGGGCGGCGCCGAGGTCACCGACGCCTTCCTCGCATCCCTCGCGCAGACAGCGCCCGACCTCGGCCGGTACGTCGTGGAGTTCATCTACGGCGACCTCTTCGGGCGTGACGGGCTGGACCTGCCCGCGCGACAGATGGCGACCCTGTCCACACTGGCGGCCTTGGGCGGCTGCGAGCGGCAGTTGTCCCTGCACATCGGAGTCGCCCTGGACATCGGTATCTCGCCGGCGGCCATCGTGGAGCTGTTTGTCCACCAGAGTGCCTATGCGGGGTTCCCCCGCGCGTTGAACGCCGTCGCCGTTGCGGGTGAGGTGTTCGCCGCGCGCAACGTGACCTCGGCCGCGACGGAGCTCGTGCGGCCCGTTCCCGGGGAACCGCCACCGGGCACAGACACCCCATCCCGGACGTGA
- a CDS encoding acyltransferase domain-containing protein, producing the protein MSSRIAFVFPGQGAYVPGLLAGFPEEYPDVAGMLREIDAVSAGHGHRRISELLLDPRAPRIEELLAGSPESLHLCIFALSLAGAAVCAAEGIHADVLVGHSFGEWAALTLAGVWTPAEAAHLICERDRVCRRTRPRPGGLLAVALGPRRAAHLAAVADDWAVNVAVVNGPGQSVLAGPDAALDDAARLADVLGVRAVRIKAAYPYHSPWMRAAGEEFEEIMHSARARTPRRRVYSPIAGGYVESAEDVRRIGSNHMVQPVDFLAALHALEADGVDWFVECGGKDIVTRLAAEVLPRAVTAAPLARRAGPPAARTALAAVTPSTAPEGNAETSADGGEAPGANVTGTGTGTSPATSGVAAAPAPAASASAPPVADFPPGAPNSPPGPAEAVAAPAPRSPSELESTAAPEGVQTAPAERGGHGADELPPRTELIEVLRATYAERLGYPPDVVTADADLEADLGVDSLRQTEMLTSVYARFGIRPPSEADPVRGQTLADIADLLLELAGGTPAEAS; encoded by the coding sequence ATGAGCTCACGCATCGCGTTCGTCTTCCCCGGCCAGGGTGCCTACGTCCCCGGGCTCCTCGCGGGATTCCCTGAGGAGTACCCGGACGTGGCCGGAATGCTTCGCGAGATCGACGCGGTCTCCGCGGGCCACGGTCATCGCCGGATATCCGAGCTCCTCCTCGACCCGCGGGCGCCCCGTATCGAGGAACTCCTCGCCGGCTCACCCGAATCACTGCACCTGTGCATCTTCGCCCTCTCGCTGGCCGGCGCGGCCGTCTGCGCGGCCGAGGGGATACACGCGGACGTCCTCGTCGGCCACAGCTTCGGCGAGTGGGCGGCCCTCACCCTGGCCGGCGTATGGACTCCCGCTGAGGCCGCACACCTCATCTGCGAGCGCGACCGCGTCTGCCGCCGCACCCGCCCGCGCCCCGGCGGGCTGCTCGCCGTCGCTCTGGGCCCGCGCCGCGCGGCACACCTCGCGGCCGTCGCGGACGACTGGGCCGTCAACGTCGCGGTGGTCAACGGCCCGGGCCAGTCGGTCCTGGCCGGCCCCGACGCCGCCCTGGACGACGCCGCCCGGCTCGCCGACGTCCTGGGCGTACGAGCCGTCCGCATCAAGGCCGCGTATCCGTACCACAGCCCCTGGATGCGCGCGGCCGGCGAGGAGTTCGAGGAGATCATGCACAGCGCACGGGCCCGCACGCCCCGGCGCCGGGTGTACTCGCCGATCGCGGGCGGGTACGTGGAGTCGGCCGAGGACGTGCGCCGGATCGGGAGCAACCACATGGTGCAGCCGGTGGACTTTCTCGCCGCCCTGCACGCCCTTGAGGCCGACGGAGTCGACTGGTTCGTCGAGTGCGGCGGCAAGGACATCGTCACCCGCCTCGCTGCTGAGGTACTGCCCCGGGCGGTCACCGCGGCTCCGCTGGCACGCCGTGCCGGTCCCCCGGCGGCCCGGACCGCACTGGCCGCGGTGACGCCGTCAACCGCTCCCGAGGGGAATGCGGAGACCAGCGCGGACGGCGGAGAGGCGCCCGGGGCGAACGTCACCGGGACCGGGACCGGGACCTCCCCCGCCACGTCCGGGGTCGCCGCTGCCCCAGCGCCGGCCGCGTCCGCCTCCGCTCCCCCCGTAGCCGATTTCCCTCCCGGTGCGCCGAATTCCCCGCCCGGCCCGGCTGAAGCGGTCGCGGCGCCCGCCCCGCGGTCTCCGAGCGAGCTCGAATCCACCGCCGCGCCCGAGGGCGTACAGACCGCTCCCGCCGAGCGCGGCGGCCACGGCGCGGACGAACTGCCGCCGCGGACGGAGCTGATCGAGGTGCTGCGCGCCACGTACGCCGAGCGGCTCGGCTATCCGCCGGACGTCGTCACCGCCGACGCCGACCTGGAGGCGGATCTCGGTGTGGACTCCCTGCGCCAGACCGAGATGCTCACCTCCGTCTACGCCCGCTTCGGAATCCGGCCGCCCTCCGAGGCCGACCCCGTGCGCGGTCA